A region from the Oceanidesulfovibrio marinus genome encodes:
- a CDS encoding DsrE family protein, with protein sequence MSKFALFPFRGEPLCFIHVLLNVLDMNERGHEAIIVLEGESVTLVAKMAQEGHMLHPLYVKAKDKGLIAGACKACSAKLKATDAVLAEGLPLLEGMSGHPSMAEYAEKGYAIVTF encoded by the coding sequence ATGTCGAAGTTCGCACTGTTTCCGTTTCGCGGCGAGCCTCTGTGCTTCATCCACGTGCTGCTCAACGTTCTGGATATGAATGAGCGCGGCCACGAGGCGATCATCGTGCTGGAGGGGGAGTCCGTCACGCTGGTGGCCAAGATGGCCCAGGAAGGGCACATGCTGCATCCGCTCTATGTAAAGGCCAAAGACAAGGGGCTCATCGCCGGGGCGTGCAAGGCGTGCTCGGCCAAGCTGAAAGCAACCGATGCCGTGCTGGCCGAAGGGCTGCCGCTCCTCGAAGGCATGAGCGGCCATCCATCCATGGCCGAGTATGCGGAGAAGGGGTACGCCATCGTAACATTCTGA
- a CDS encoding 2-oxoacid:ferredoxin oxidoreductase subunit beta gives MGRIEDYGEFETAWCPGCGNFRILDAVKKALADMDLPPHKVAYFSGIGQAAKLPHYFKCNMFNGLHGRGLPPAQGAKLVNPELAVFCHSGDGCNYGEGGNHFLAALRRNVDMVLVAHDNQIYGLTKGQASPTTEEGHVTKAQPWGVKSSMFKPLAVAVALRANFVARGFAGNVDQLADLIRQAHETPGFALVDVLQPCVTFNKVNTFAWYKERVYELDDSYDPTDFDAAMKKAEEFGDRIPTGVIYRNDRPNFCEALVTCGGELFNKPADRGLVRSVMMQYA, from the coding sequence ATGGGACGCATTGAAGATTACGGCGAGTTCGAAACCGCGTGGTGCCCGGGCTGCGGCAACTTCAGGATACTGGATGCCGTGAAAAAGGCCCTGGCGGATATGGACCTGCCGCCGCACAAGGTGGCCTACTTTTCCGGCATCGGCCAGGCCGCCAAGCTGCCGCACTACTTCAAGTGCAACATGTTCAACGGCCTGCACGGCCGCGGCCTGCCACCGGCCCAGGGCGCCAAGCTGGTCAACCCGGAGCTGGCCGTGTTCTGCCACTCCGGCGACGGCTGCAACTACGGCGAGGGCGGCAACCACTTTCTCGCGGCGCTGCGGCGCAACGTGGACATGGTTCTGGTGGCCCACGACAACCAGATCTACGGTCTGACCAAGGGCCAGGCCAGCCCCACCACCGAGGAAGGGCACGTGACCAAGGCCCAGCCCTGGGGCGTGAAGAGCTCCATGTTCAAGCCGCTGGCCGTGGCCGTGGCCCTGCGCGCCAACTTTGTGGCCCGAGGATTTGCCGGCAACGTGGACCAGCTGGCCGATCTTATCCGCCAGGCCCACGAGACGCCGGGCTTCGCCCTGGTGGACGTGCTGCAGCCGTGTGTCACCTTCAACAAGGTCAACACCTTTGCCTGGTACAAGGAGCGCGTGTACGAGCTGGACGACAGCTACGACCCCACGGACTTCGATGCGGCCATGAAAAAGGCCGAGGAGTTCGGGGACCGCATCCCCACCGGCGTGATCTACCGCAACGACCGGCCCAACTTCTGCGAGGCCCTGGTCACCTGCGGCGGCGAGCTCTTCAACAAGCCGGCCGACCGCGGCCTGGTGCGCAGCGTGATGATGCAGTACGCCTAG
- a CDS encoding 2-oxoacid:acceptor oxidoreductase subunit alpha has translation MAIECINILIGGEAGQGLATVGQLLSKCLVRSGYHISVTQDYMSRVRGGHNTFAIRCSAQPVSAPLDRVDVLVALNQETVTLHKDQLGERGIALLGESIDDEGARALAVPYKQLIPKRLFENTSALGVLCALLGIDREVPAELMRQTFKKKGEDIINQNLEVLDKSMQWLRDQSPDFPALPAPPDAGREKIMINGNEAIALGAMAAGVRFCSFYPMTPSTSVALTLIANAETLGMVAEQAEDEIAAVNMGLGASFAGARAIVPTSGGGLALMCEGISLAGITETPLVFVLAMRPGPATGLPTRTEQGDLDLVLYAGHGEFPRAIFAPGDLEQCFRLTHRAFDQAEKVQGPVFVLTDQYLADNYRDVVPFDLDSLPEPVMPGESTDDPASYERYAVTESGVSPRLVPGTGEHLVVVDSDEHYPNGHITEDHGVRIEMQDKRMRKEQILKNDVVPPLLVGEEGADVLLVCWGSTQGPALEAAQLLNEQGTSAAVLHFSQVWPLVPEQYAETLDAAKKVVVVEGNATGQFATLLKIAGCFEPDGRVLRYDGLPFTAQYILERLG, from the coding sequence ATGGCCATCGAGTGCATCAATATACTTATAGGCGGCGAGGCAGGGCAGGGGCTGGCGACAGTCGGCCAGCTGCTCTCCAAATGCCTCGTCCGTTCCGGATACCATATCTCGGTCACCCAGGATTACATGTCGCGCGTCCGCGGCGGCCACAACACGTTCGCCATCCGTTGCAGCGCGCAACCCGTGTCCGCGCCGCTGGACAGGGTGGACGTGCTCGTGGCGCTTAACCAGGAGACCGTCACCCTGCACAAGGACCAGCTCGGCGAACGCGGCATCGCGCTGCTCGGCGAGTCCATAGACGACGAGGGCGCCAGGGCCCTGGCCGTGCCCTACAAGCAGCTCATTCCCAAGCGGCTGTTCGAGAATACCTCGGCCCTGGGCGTGCTCTGCGCACTCCTGGGCATAGACCGCGAGGTGCCGGCCGAGCTGATGCGCCAGACCTTCAAGAAGAAGGGCGAGGACATCATCAACCAGAACCTCGAAGTGCTGGACAAGTCCATGCAGTGGCTGCGCGACCAGAGCCCGGACTTTCCGGCTCTGCCCGCACCGCCGGACGCCGGCCGCGAAAAGATCATGATCAACGGCAACGAAGCCATCGCCCTGGGCGCCATGGCCGCGGGCGTACGCTTCTGCTCCTTCTACCCCATGACGCCGTCCACCTCGGTGGCGCTCACGCTCATCGCCAACGCCGAAACCCTGGGCATGGTGGCTGAACAGGCCGAGGACGAGATTGCTGCCGTGAACATGGGCCTGGGCGCGTCATTCGCCGGAGCGAGGGCCATCGTGCCCACTTCAGGCGGCGGGCTCGCGCTCATGTGCGAAGGCATCAGCCTGGCCGGCATCACCGAGACGCCCCTGGTCTTTGTGCTGGCCATGCGGCCCGGCCCGGCCACGGGCCTGCCCACCCGCACGGAGCAGGGCGACCTCGACCTGGTGCTCTATGCTGGCCACGGGGAGTTCCCCCGCGCCATCTTCGCTCCGGGCGACCTGGAGCAGTGCTTCCGGCTTACGCACCGCGCCTTTGACCAGGCCGAGAAAGTCCAGGGCCCGGTCTTTGTGCTCACGGACCAATATCTGGCGGACAACTACCGCGACGTCGTGCCCTTTGATCTGGATTCCCTGCCCGAGCCGGTTATGCCCGGCGAGTCCACGGACGATCCGGCGTCGTACGAGCGCTACGCCGTGACCGAAAGCGGCGTTTCGCCGCGGCTGGTTCCCGGCACGGGCGAGCACCTGGTGGTTGTGGACTCGGACGAGCACTACCCGAACGGCCACATCACCGAGGACCACGGCGTGCGCATCGAGATGCAGGACAAGCGCATGCGCAAGGAGCAAATTCTGAAGAACGATGTGGTGCCGCCGCTGCTCGTGGGCGAGGAGGGCGCGGACGTGCTGCTGGTCTGCTGGGGCTCCACCCAGGGCCCGGCGCTGGAGGCCGCGCAGCTCCTGAACGAGCAGGGGACCAGCGCCGCGGTGCTGCACTTCTCCCAGGTCTGGCCGCTGGTGCCGGAGCAGTACGCCGAAACCCTGGACGCGGCCAAGAAGGTGGTGGTCGTGGAGGGCAACGCCACGGGCCAGTTCGCCACGCTGCTCAAGATAGCCGGCTGCTTCGAGCCGGACGGGCGCGTGCTGCGTTACGACGGCCTGCCCTTTACCGCGCAGTACATCCTCGAACGGCTGGGCTAG